Below is a window of Terriglobales bacterium DNA.
TCCGGCGGATGCAGAAGGACGGCCGCATCAAACGCGCTATGGTGGTGGACTGCGATGTACATCAGGGAAATGGTACGGCGGCGATCTTCGGCAACAAGCAACAGGTTCACCGCCAGTTGCCTTCGTGGGGAGCACCAGTCGAGCCCACACAGAGCAAGGTGAACGAGGGAGAAACAGATGTCTTTACCATCTCGCTTCACCAGGCGAATAACTATCCGCCGATCAAGCCGCCTTCATCGATCGACGTGAATCTTCCCGACCATACGACAGACGATCAGTATCTCGGCTGGCTGGATAACGCACTTTCAAGCGCATTGAGGCAGTTCACCCCGGACCTGCTCTGTTATGTAGCGGGCGCCGATCCTTATAAAGAGGACCAACTCGGTGGACTGGACCTGACCATTGACGGGCTCAAGCGGCGGGACGACCTCGTGTTTCAGATGGCTATGGCACGAGAAATTCCCGTCATGGTCACGTTTGCCGGCGGTTACGCTTACAACGTAGAGGACACCATCACCATCCACTGCAACACCATCAAGGCTGCCTGCGACGCCGTTCGTGCTGAGAATGCGGGCAAATTTCAGTCCAAGTAGAATGCGACATTTTGTCTCACTCTGAAATGGCTGACTGCGCCAGACTGTCTTATTCCGAGCTAATCGCAAATTTCAACTAGCATGCAAATTTGTAACCCTTTTAAGGTCAACAACTTACATTTTCTCCTTTAGCTCTCGTCTGGCAGTGGGCGTGCCTATAGAGAGTGTCAGGAGCTCAGTGTATGTCTGCGAAGGCCAAGATTTACTTGGCTGCCGTGTATCTGGCAGGCGTCATTACAGCCGCCATGGCGGTATCGCAGTGGTCTGTTTCGGATCCGATCCGATTCGTCTCCTACCTTCTTATTGCTTTGCTTGCCTCGAGCCTGAAAGTCAGTCTCCCCGGGATCAACGGATCGATGTCCGTGAACTTCTTCTTCATTATCCTGGGTGTAATGGAACTGAGCCTTCCGGAGACCCTGATCATCGGCTGCGGAGCCACGCTGGTGCAGAGCCACTGGAAGGTGCATACCCGTCCGAAACTGGTACAGATCACTTTCAACCTGGCGAATATGTCGACCGCCATCGTGCTGGCGAGCACGGTGTTTAACGTGGTAGGCCAGTTCACGGGTCGCAACATGCCGTTGATGCTCGTGGCTGCTGCTTGCACTTACTTCGTTACCAATACCCTGCCAGTGGCCATCATCATCGCCTTCACCGAACAGAAAGCGTTCCGGAAGATTTGGGCCGAATGCTACTTCTGGTCTTTCCCGTATTACCTGGTTGGCGCTGCAATCGCCGGTTGTGTGAGCTACATCAACCGCTACGTTGGCTGGCAGACGTCGTTGCTGGCGTTACCGGTGATCTACTGGATCTACCGTTCTTATCGCCTTTATCTTGGGCGTCTCGAAGATGAGAAGCGCCATGTGGAGAACATGGCAGCGCTTCACCTGCGCACGATCGAAGCTCTGGCGCTCGCGATCGAAGCAAAAGACCACACCACGCACGACCACCTGCAGCGCGTACGTGTTTATGCGCTGGAAGTAGCGAAAGAACTGAACCTGAATCAGAAGGAAGTGGAAGCGCTCAGGGCTGCTTCGCTGCTGCATGATATCGGCAAGCTTGCGATCCCGGAACACATCATCAATAAGCCGGGCAAGCTGACACCGGAAGAATTCGAAAAGATGAAGATCCACCCGTTGGTCGGGGCGGAGATCCTGGAGCGGGTCAACTTCCCATATCCGGTCGTTCCCATCGTGCGAGCCCATCACGAGAAATATGACGGTTCGGGTTATCCATTTGGGCTAAAAGGGGAAGAGATTCCGATTGGCGCTCGCATTCTGGCTGCCGTGGATTGCCTCGACGCGCTTGCTTCCGACCGCCAATACCGGCGCGCCGTGCCGCTGCAGGAAGCCATGCAACAGGTAGCAAGGCAGGCGGGGAAGGCTTTTGATCCGCGCGTTGTCGATGTCCTGCAACGACGTTATGTCGAGCTTGAACATCTGGCGCAACAAAAAGTCGAGGTGGTTGAGAAGAAGATCCTCTCGACGGACGTGAAGATCGACAAGGGTGCCGCACCGGATGCTGGATTCGAGCAGACCAGGCAGGAAAACGCAGCGCCGGATGGAAGCTTCCTTACATCCATTGCCGCCGCGCGGCAGGAAGCGCAGACGCTCTTCGAACTCAGTCACGAACTCGGCAACTCGCTGAGCCTCGACGAGACGCTGTCGGTGCTATCCATACGTTTGCGCAAGTTGGTTCCGTTTGACTCGTTCGCGATCTACGTTTTGCGCGACGGGAAGCTGATCCCCGAACACGTGAGCGGCGACAATTTCCGCCTGTTCTCGTCGTTGGAGATTCCACTGGGACAAGGCTTATCCGGTTGGGTTGCGGCGAACCGCAAGCCGATCGTGAACGGTGATCCTTCGGTAGAGCCCGGATACCTGAACGATTCAACAAAGTTCAGTACGCTGCGCTCGGCGATTTCGGTTCCACTCGAAGGCGTCATTGGCGTGCTGGGCGTGCTTTCGCTCTACAAGGCCGAACCGGATGCATTCACGCAAGACCACCTCCGCATATTGCTGGCGATCAGCTCGAAGGTTGCGTTGTCGATTGAGAATGCGTTGAAGTACCAGCAGGCCGAAAGCTCAGCGACCACCGATTACCTCACCGGTCTTCCGAACGCACGTTCGTTGTTCCTGCATCTGGACCAGGAACTCGCACGCTGCCGCCGCACGAATGCGTCCGTGGCCGTGATGGTTTGCGACCTGGACGGCTTCAAGCAGATTAACGACAGGTTCGGTCACATTGAGGGCAACAAGGTCCTGAGAATCTTCGCAAACAAACTCCGGTCGGTTTGCCGTGAGTACGACTACGTGGCACGTATGGGCGGCGACGAGTTCATCATTATCGCTCCGGGTTTGACCCGCGAAGCCGCTGACGAAAAGGCGCTCATCCTCAACGAACTCGCCGTGGATTCAGGTCGCGAAGTATGCAAGCTCGACATCCTCTCGGTCAGCGTGGGAACCGCTTTCTTCAGCGAAGACGGCATGGATGCCGAACAGTTGCTCGCCGAAGCCGATCGCCGCATGTACATCGTGAAGCAAATTCATCACGAGAAGATGGAAACCGCACCTGAAGCCGGCACACGCTTCAGTTCGCTGATCAACTAGGGGCTCGGATTGGCACGGATCGCATTGCGTCATTTCGTCCGCATTCTCGTCACGGTTGTGATCGGGGGGATTTTTGCGGCGACACTGGTCCGCTATGCACCGGGATTCGAGTCGGATGAGCAAGCGCTCGATTCGCGCCTGTCAAACGAAAGCGTTCAGGCCCTGCGCAATGCACGAGCAGGCGAGCGGGACGTGTTCGCTTTCTACAAATCGTTTCTTGTCTCGGCGGCACATGGGGATTTCGGAACCTCACGCACGCTGAACCGACCAGTACGAGAACTGGTCTCCGAACGGCTTCCGGTGACAATGAGGTTGATTGGAACCGGACTCCTGCTGGGGTGGGCTCTGGCGCTGCTGTTCGCCGTCTCCGCCGTGATGGTTCGTTTTGCGCCATATGATGTGCTGACGACCGCGGTCTCCGGACTGATTCTCTGCGTGCCATCGGCCGTGCTGGGATTGATCTTCGTATTTGCGAATGCGCCGGCTTCGCTGGCCATCGGTCTGATCGTCTTCTCCCACGTGTTCCGCTACTGGCGCAACCTGCTCGACAAGAGCTACATGATGCCGCACATCGTGATGGCCCGGGCGAAGGGATTGTCTCCCGCTCGCATCCTGGTTTTTCACGTACTGCCGGTGAGTGCGGGACAGTTGTTGGCGGTCTGCGGTATTTCGGTGAGCATCGCGCTCGGTGCTGCCATTCCGGTGGAAGCTCTATGCGGAGTACCCGGAATCGGCCAATTAGCATGGCAGGCCGCTTTGGGAAGGGATCTGTCACTCCTGGTGACGCTGACATTTATCGTCACGATCGTGACTCTGCTGGCGAACACGGCGTCGGAGATTTTCGGCCAGGCGTTCAGGGTGCAGGAAGCATGAAACGCGTCCGGCAAATTTCGTGCGTGCTGTTGCTGCTGATCGTGGGAGCGAGCTTTGCAGCCGAGCTGCTGGCCTCAGCGAATTACGCTACTCAGTTCCGCGATGAGCTTCCGAACGCGGCGCCATCGCGACAGCACCTGCTCGGCACCGATGACCTCGGCCGTGACAGGTTCTCACGCGTCCTCTTTGGAACACGCGTGTCGCTGCTACTAGCTCCGGCGGCAGCGCTTCTTTCCACCTTGCTGGCGGCAGTCGTAGGGGCCCTTGCCGGGTATATCGGCGGACGCTGGGAAAAGCTCGCGATGGCGTCGGCTGACCTATTCCTCTCGCTACCGTGGCTGTTCCTTCTCCTCATGGTCAGGGCGATGCTGCCGCTGAACGTGTCGCCGTTCACGTCGGTGATGGTGACGTTTCTGTTGCTTGGACTCCTGGGATGGGCGGCATCTGCGCGGGTGCTTTGTGCGGGTGCGCGGTCGATCCGCAATTCCGATTTCGTATTGTTAGCGCGGGCCTCTGGTATCGGACGCCTTCGCGTGTTGTTCCGTCACGTGTTGCCGAACCTGAAGCCTGTGCTGCTGGCGCAGTTCTGGATCTCGATTCCGGTGTTCATCCTGAGCGAGGCGAATCTTGGCATCCTTGGACTTGGCGTGGCTGAGCCGCTGCCCTCCTGGGGAAGCCTGCTTCGTGAACTCGAGAATTTTGCGAATTTCGGCGGAGAGTACTGGCGGCTCGTTCCCCTGGTACTCCTGGTTATTACGGTTACGAGTTTTCAATTGGTGCTTTCCCGTACCGATGAGGTGTCAGCATGAAGCGCGCCCTTCGTCTGCTGAGCTGTGCGGCACTTGTGTTCGTCCTGGTGCTCTCGGCATTCGCCCAGGGCGGCGAACTTCGCTTTTGTATCAAGTCCGATCCGAAGACCTTCAATCCCGTCGCTGTGGCGGATGATGCTTCCGAAACAGTTCGCTACCTCACCGGGGGCGTACTGGTGCGGGTGAACCGGCAGACGCAGCAACTGGAGCCGGAACTGGCTACCTCGTGGAAGATCACCAACGCAGGGAAAACCATCACCTTCACACTGCGCCCGAATCAATATTTCTCCGATGGCACTCCGTTCACCGCGGAAGACGTTGCATTCACGGTGAAACAGCTAACCAATCCCAATCTGCACTCGCCTACCGGAGACGCGTTTCGATCGGGAACGGGAGACGTAACGAGCAAGATTCTGTCCGGCAACAAGATCAGCATTACCTTCCCGGGGGCGATTGCGGGTCTGGATAGGCTGTTTGACCAGGTTGCGATCATGTCTGCGAGGTCGCCGAAGAAAGAGAGAGCGGTGCTCGGCCCGTTTTTCCTCGCCGATCACAAGCCCGGCTCGTATCTCTATTTCCGCAAGAACAACAATTACTGGAAGAAAGATGCGCAAGGGCGCAAGTTGCCGCTGCTTGATGCCGTCAGGCTCGACATCCAACCGAACCGCGAGATCGAGGTCATGCGCTTCCGTCGCGGTGAAATTGATCTGATCAACAGCCTCGATTCCGATTTCTATGCAAAGCTTCAACAAGGTTCCGAGGCGCAGGTCCGCGACGCCGGTGCATCGCTCGATTCCGAGCAACTTTGGTTCAACCAGGTGCCGGGAGCTCCCATCGCCGATTACAAGAAAGCATGGTTCAAGTCGCAAAACTTCCGGCGGGCTGTAGCGCTTTCCATCAACCGTGCAGACCTGGTGCGAATCGTCTTTGGTGGACACGCGCAAGCTGCAATCGGTCCGACTTCGCCCGCAAACAAATTCTGGTTCAACACCAAACTCAAGGCGCTTCCTTACGACACGCAACTTGCGCTCAACCTGTTGAAGCAGGATGGATTCCAGTTACAGGGCGGCACGCTGAAAGATGCGCAAGGACGGACCGTGGAGTTCTCCATCGTTACGAACTCCAGCAGCAAGCCGCGCGAGCGCATGGCGACGATGATTCAACAGGACCTGTCCAGGATCGGCATCAAGGTGAACGTCGTGACGCTGGATTTTCCCTCAATGATCGAACGCATCACCGCGAAGTTCAATTATGAGGCGGCGATCCTCGGATTCATCAACACCGAGATGGATCCAAATTCGCAGATGACGGTGTGGCTGAGCAGCGGCGAGAATCACGCGTGGAATCCGAATCAAAAGTCGCCTGCGACCGCGTGGGAAGCCGAGATGGACAAGTTGATGCAGGCGCAGACGCAATCACCGGATCCGAAGAAGCGCAAAGCTGCTTGGGACCGGGTACAGGAGATCGTTTACGAGCAGCAACCGATGATCTACCTGGTGAACAAGAATGCGCTTTCGGCCGTGTCGTCGAATCTCGTGAATGCCGCGCCGGTGGTACTTCGTCCGCAGACGTATTGGAATATCGATCGGCTCTACCTGAAATCCGACGCTGACAGGAGCGGCAAATGAGCACTCCTCGCGATGTTCCTTTACTGTCGGTCTCGCTTAGCGTCGGCTATCGGAACAAACCGGCTGTGTTGAAATCCGCCTTCCTTGAAATGCGTCAGGGCGAAGTGCTCGGATTAATCGGCCAGAGCGGATCAGGGAAGAGCACGCTGGCGCTCTCCATTCTGCGGCTGCTGGAAATGAAGGGCGGACATGTGAGCGGGAGTGTCTTCTTCCAGGGGAGTGATCTACTCAAGCTGAAAGAATCGCAAATGCGCAAGCTGCGCGGCAGCGATATCGGCTTAGTGCTGCAAAGCCCGTTGTCATCGCTGAACCCGGCGCTTCGGATTGGCAGCCAATTGATGGAAGCTTGGAAGGCGCATGCCTCCGGCCCGCGCGAAGAAGGTCTAAACCGGATCAAGGATGTGTTCGCGAGCGTGAGCCTGCCGTCCGAAGAGGAGTTCCTGAGACGCTATCCCTCGCAGTTGAGCGTAGGGCAGGCGCAGCGAGTGCTAATCGCGATGGCGGTGCTTCATCGTCCGGCGCTGTTGATCGCCGATGAGCCAACGAGTGCCCTTGATGTCATTACCCAAGCTGAGATTCTCCAGCTGTTTCGCCAGCTCAACCGTGAACTCGGCACCGGCATTCTTTATATCTCACATGATTTGCTTTCAGTCGCATCTGTCTGCGACCGCATCGCCATTCTGAATTCGGGAGAGATCGTGGAATGCGGTGCCACTGGGCAGATCTTCAATCGTCCGGCGCATCCTTACACGCGCAAGCTGATTGACGCATTGCCCGAAAAACCGGCAATTCCGGACGAGCGCCGGTACCGCGCCATGCTCAGGCCGCAGGCAATTACGATTCAATAGTCTGGATTATTTCTTTTCGCAGGCACCCGGCCCGCCGCGAAGCCCTCAAGTTGAGCCTGCGGAGCCGCAGTTGTTGCGCGAAGACCACTGCTCGCCACGCCATCCGCGTCCAACACTCGCGCCCACGGAATAGGTGGAGAACATCTCTTCCAGGTCGCCGCTACCGCAGTTGGGGCAACTCGCCCTCTGGCTCCCCATTACGAGTGCCTCAAACGGGCGTTTACACTTCTTACAGGTGTATTCGAAAATTGGCATAGAAGCGTTGTACGTAGACATTTTAGATGGAACCCGAGGCCCCAATCAAAACCGCGCACACAGCCATGAGTGACGGCCAACCTTGTCCTGATACTTTTGTGCCGCGGCGTTTCCTTTCCGGGGGACACCTCCAGACCCTCGTCAGCCATATTCTGCCCCGGAAGAACGGCTTAAGTGCGCCAGAGGAGCGACTTTTCCAAGTCGACACCGATGTCCAGGTGCTCTGCCATTGCCATTGGCAGCCTGATCGGGCACAGCGGACCACGATCATCATCGTCCACGGTCTCGAGGGATCAAGCGAGTCTCAATACGTCGTCGGCACCAGCAACAAGGCCTGGGACCTCGGCATGAACGTGGTGCGCATGAACATGCGCAATTGCGGCGGCAGCGAGAAACTTACGCCCACTCTCTACAACTGCAGCATGTCGGGCGACGTCGGCGCCATCGTACGAACTCTCATCGAAGGTGACGGACTGCAGTCAATCGCGCTCGCCGGATTTTCCATGGGCGGCAACCTTGTCTTGAAGTTGGCGGGCGAGTGGCACACTGACGCTCCTCGTCAACTTGCGGCTGTGACTGCGGTGTCGCCGATCATCGACCTGAGCCCCTCTTCAGCGGCTCTACACGACTGGCAGAACCGTCTTTACGAGTACCGGTTCCTCCGCGATCTGCACGATAGCGTCAGCCGGAAAGCGAAACTGTACCCGGACCGCTACAAGACGTATCCGGTGTTCTCGATCCGTTCGCTGCGTGAGTTTGACGACAAGATCACCGCTCCGCACGGCGGTTTCAAGGATGCCGAAGATTACTACCACCGCGCGGGTTCAGCGCAAGTGGTACATCGCATAGCGGTTCCTACGTTGATCATCCATTCTCTCGATGACCCGTTTATCCGGCTGACTCATGAGACGCGCAGCAAGATACTTGCGAACCCACACATTCGGTACTTGGAGACGCGACACGGTGGTCATTGCGCTTTCCTTGCCCAAGCCGACGGATACGATGGACGTTGGGCGGAGAGAACACTGCTTGAATTCGTTCGTGAATTTGCGGCGTAGAACCGATACCATGACTTCATCGCATGCAAGCAGAAATCTCCGTTGAACTTGGCGCTGACGATCCCACATTGGCTGTTCCGTGGTCCCATCCCGAATCGCAGTACAGCTACATCGATCTCCGACGATTTCCCGAACAGCTCGAATCTGTCGCGGAAGCTCGAGAGTTTTCGGAGCTGAAGGAGTTTTTGCAGGCGTTGAACGCGAGTAATTCCGCGCTACAAACCGCAAAATGTGACGCGTGGTTCAGTGAGGAAATCACCGAGGAGGAAGCGATCTTCGGTGCCTCATGCAAATTCGGCTCTTACGTCGACGCATTCTTCCAGGTTCTCACGCCACGGTATTCGTTTCCGCTGCATGAAGCATTCGGAAGCCGGCTCGTGGAGCTGCTGAAACGAGCTCCAGAGATTCAAGCGTCCTTCGAAGGAATCATCCGCCGGGGACATTTCGAGAACGGCGGCGACGTCAAGGAGGGTTTCTATTACACCCTCTACGTATTTGGATACGGCGACGAGCAGGTGGAAGCACGGCAATCCTGGGGCATCGCGTTACGGCTGCTATCGAATGCGTTACTGCAGATTTCCTCGATCTAAAGAAATTCTATCGTGATGCGAATGTGTAACATCGAATGGAGCTCAGGGAGAGGATCACAAGAGTGACAGCTACCCAAAGCCAAACACCTTCGCGCGTTATGGTATTGCTGGCGTTCATCGCCATCTACGTAATCTGGGGTTCCACTTATCTTGCGATCCGTTACGCTGTGGAAACCATTCCGCCGCTAATGACTGCCGCGGCACGTCATCTCACTGCCGGAAGCATTCTGTTCGTTTGGGCGTGGAGTCGCGGCTTTCGCCCGACACGTACCCATTGGATTGCTGCCGTGAAGATCGGGGCTCTCTACTTCCTGGTTGGCCACGGGCTACTGCACTGGGCAGAGCAACACGTGGCTTCCGGACTCGCGGCGCTGCTGATTGCGACTGAGCCGATGATCATCGCGGCGCTGGCTGTTATGGCCGGGCAGGAGCGCCTGACGTTTCCGACGGTGATGGGCATGCTTCTGGGCCTGCTTGGTGTGGGAGTATTGATGGGCGGTGGCGCTTTACATGGATCGGCGGAACTCGCCGGCATCGTCGCCGTGCTGCTCAGTGCCGTGGCGTGGTCGGTTGGCGTTCATTTCTCACGCCGGGTTGCTTTGCCGGAAGACTCGCTGGCTGCATCGGCCATGACGTTGCTCTGCGGATCCGCTCTGCTATGGGTAGTTGCGTCCCTTACCGGCGAGTTCACAGACGTTCACACAAGCCAGGTCAGCATGCGATCAGTTCTTGGTCTTCTATACCTGATCTTCTTCGGAACTATCATCGCGTTTACCTCTTACACATGGTTGCTGTCGCACACGTCGGCGACTGTCGTTTCCACACACACCTATGTCAACCCGGTGGTGGCGGTTCTGCTCGGATGGGCGCTGGCAGGCGAGCCGTTAAATGCGCGAGTGATCATCGCAGGGACCGTGATTCTCGGCTCTGTCGTATTGATCCGAAGAGGCACCCGGGCGCGACAAGTGTCAGAGGAACTGGCGGCTTGTGAACAGTGATTCCTGGCTGCCGGCGAGCCAGTCGTCTGGTGTATTCTTGATGGAGACCGCAAGGGCCCGTAGCTCAATTGGATAGAGCATCAGCCTTCTAAGCTGAGGGTTGCTGGTTCGATCCCAGCCGGGCCTACCATCTCTTAAGTTTGACCTTTCGTGACTGCTTCCTGGTTACCTTCAACTCATCATCATCCCGCTGCGATAAGTAACTCGCTTGACACTACAAAGACTCTGGAAGATAGTCTGCATAGGGCAGTATCCCCCGCTGCCATTCGCGTACTCCTATGGCGAAACGTACTGAACCTCGTCTTTCGAAAAAAGCTGAAATTCGCGTATTCGGAATGGATTCGAAAGGTCACCCGATCAACTTGCCGGCAAAGACCGTGGACATCAGCATGCACGGAGCTCGGATCTCCGGGGTGAACTGCTGGGACTATCCCGGCGAAACCGTGGGCATTCGCTGTGGGACGGAAAAAGCTCGTTACCGCATCGTGTGGGTTGGTTTACCCGGAACGCCGCTGGAGGGACAGATCGGAGTAACGTGCGTCGATACGGGCAAGTACATCTGGGATGTGACGCCTCCGACAGCGGAACCACAGCCGTCCGAAACGCCGCTACCAGTCCCGCTGAGAAGCGTGGGCAACAAGATAGGGCTGGCGCCAGCTGCCACGCACTACGATGATCATCGCCGGAAGGCCGAGAGGTTCGTGGTAAATGGCGGCGCAAACGTCCGGGAAGTAGGTAAGAACATACCGCAGTGGACCACCATTCACGACCTGAGCTCCGGTGGATGCTATGTAGAAACCACGGCGCCGCTTCCGGAGCAAACGCGTGTGGATGTCACCATCCAGGTAGGCGACATAAAGATCGATTTGCGAGGCATCGTCACGGTGAAGCATCCGCTGGTTGGGATGGGGATCCGATTTACCGAAATGTCGCCGTTGAACCGCGACCGCTTGCGCCATCTGATCGGTAGCTTGGAGCACGCCGAGGGACACGCAGCGGGAACCGGCTTCTAACTTATTTCGTCGCGGCGATTTCTTCCAACGCCTTCGCAATCACCAGGCACTGAGCGCGCAACCTCTGCAACGTGCTATTCATGCCATTCACTTTTTCGACCAGGCCTCGTGCTTCCGCCACATGCAGTATGGCGGCGCACTCTTCCTGCATGCGGTTCGCATATTGCAGCAGGTACGCAAGCGCGTCGGCGTGTGGCTTCCAGAGATACGCTGAATGCTGCCGTTGCCTGAACTCCTCCAGCTCCAGTAGCATGCGCGCGTAAACGGCCACGGAGTTGGCGATAGCCTGCGCGTAATCTCCGCGAAAACTTTTTTCTCCACGAAACTCGGCGCGGAACGCTTCCACCTCAGTCGTCGAAAGCGGCAGGTTCCCATTGCGCATCGGATAAACGTTAGCGGCTTTGGCATCGGCGGCCAGCACGAAATTGCGAATGGACTCGACCATGCTGCGTAGCTTGCCTTCCTCCACTGTTCGGTCCAGGCTGCGGCCGATATCGGCGGCTGAGCCTCCGCCGACTGTTTGACGCGGAGCGGTTGCGGCCTGCGTGGCGGGATGCGGACGCTGCGCCAGTGGGCTTGCGGCGGCAGCACCGGCGCTTCCAGCAGTGCCGATCCGGCGGCTATCCACGGCTTTCTTGAACTTCGAAACTTTTCGCAATTGTTCCTGGGCGCGACCGTATTCTTTTTCGAGGATTTCCTCTTCCTGAACTTCCGACAACTGTTTCACCGTAACGTCGCCTTCCACCCGTGCCATGATGCTTCCGCCGGCCTGCTGCACGGAACTGGCGAACTGCTTGATACTTCGCGTGGCTTCCCGGAACAATTCATCAAAATGATTGCCGATAAACACGTTGTATTCGGCCATGGTCGCCAGAACTCGAGGATGGTAAAAAGACGCGCCAAAGCGAAGCTTGATATCCCGTACCCGCTGCATAACGCCGGAGTCCATCAACTTGTCGAAATGACGAATGTCTTCCACTTCCTGCCGGATAAACGGAAACTCGCGGACTAGTTGCCGATGTTGGTCGGGTAACGGCGGCACCCCTTGAAGTCCCAGGATGGTGTAGATCTCCTGTTCAAACGGCGAGGGCGATTCTTCCGACCACTCATCGGCCGAGCGCAGCGGGAGCTTGAGATTCCGAAAGAGGAACGTGATCGTGAAGTCGGCCTTATCGCGGTCGCTCTCGTCGCTGGAGTGCTTCTGGTAGAAATAGCGGAGGAGGGCTTCGGCGCTTTCCTTGCGGGTACCGTCTTTCAAACCGTCGCGGATCATGACCGGTGCAATCGCCATATCCAGCAAAGCTAGCCATCGGCTGAGCTGGTCCACGGATTGGATGATCTTGTCCTTGCCGCCGACGGCGCCCTGAATGTCGTAAGGCACCGGAACGTCAAAGCCTAGTTTTTCCTGCAAAAGCGAAACATAGAAGCCATGCACGGCCGCCATATCAAGCAATTGCTGCAATGGATTGTCCATTACGGGGTCTCCTGGACGTTAAAGCGAGCAAATCGGAGGGATATCGACTTGCGAAGTTTATTCCAGCGTAAACACAGGTCGCAAGCGCAAATGGCAAAGGGCAGGCGGATGCCTGCCCTTTAGTGGATCAAACGCACTAATTAAGGAACTGAACACCCAACAGATCGCCGTCGCAGACACGTACTTCGACATTCAACACTTGCTGCACGTGGCCGGACTCCACAACTTTAATCTCGATTCGGGTGCCCGGCTGAAACCGCGCACGCAAAGTTGTCTCCGCCAACCGGATCTGCATCCCGCCGGCGGCTACTTTCTCAACGCGCCCGATGTCCACGCCGCTCTCATCAACGGCTCTGACGTTCTCATTCGTATCGAATCTTTCGAACCTGCGACGTCCCCGATCTGGATTCGTCTCGCTCATGTTATTTGCCGCCCATCACCAGCTTGGCGATAGTGGAAAGCTGCATGTTTGACGTCCCTTCGTAAATCTTGCCGATTTTCGAGTCGCGGAAGTACTTCTCGACAGGGTAATCCTTAGTGAAGCCGTATCCGCCATAGATCTCGAGCGACAGCGACGTGACCCGCTCCGCTACCTGCGACGCGAACAGCTTGGTCATGGCAGCTTCTTTCACGAAATTCATCCCCGCGTCTTTCATGCGGGCCGCGTTGTAAACCATCATGCGCGCGGCTTCGATCTCGGTCGCCATCTGGGCGATCTGGAACTGAATTCCCTGGAAGTTCGAGATTGCCTGTCCGAACTGCTTGCGTTCCTGCGCGTACTTCACAGCATATTCCCATGCGCCGCGCGCAACGCCGAGCATCTGCGCACCGATGCCGATGCGACCTTCGTTCAAGGTTTCGATTGCGATCTTGTATCCTTTACCAACTTCGCCTAGGACGTTCTCCTTCGGAACTTTGCAGTCTTCCAGGATCAGTTCGCAGGTGCTGGAAGCGCGAATGCCAAGCTTGTCTTCTTTTTTGCCGACCGTGAAGCCAGGGAAGTCCTTCTCGACGATGAACGCCG
It encodes the following:
- a CDS encoding histone deacetylase → LLVHTSEYVYRLQYGMLSAAEELQMEIPYSEELVDAFWLSAGGSILAAQRALEDGVCVNVGGGFHHAFPNHGEGFCMIHDVAVAIRRMQKDGRIKRAMVVDCDVHQGNGTAAIFGNKQQVHRQLPSWGAPVEPTQSKVNEGETDVFTISLHQANNYPPIKPPSSIDVNLPDHTTDDQYLGWLDNALSSALRQFTPDLLCYVAGADPYKEDQLGGLDLTIDGLKRRDDLVFQMAMAREIPVMVTFAGGYAYNVEDTITIHCNTIKAACDAVRAENAGKFQSK
- a CDS encoding HD domain-containing phosphohydrolase → MSAKAKIYLAAVYLAGVITAAMAVSQWSVSDPIRFVSYLLIALLASSLKVSLPGINGSMSVNFFFIILGVMELSLPETLIIGCGATLVQSHWKVHTRPKLVQITFNLANMSTAIVLASTVFNVVGQFTGRNMPLMLVAAACTYFVTNTLPVAIIIAFTEQKAFRKIWAECYFWSFPYYLVGAAIAGCVSYINRYVGWQTSLLALPVIYWIYRSYRLYLGRLEDEKRHVENMAALHLRTIEALALAIEAKDHTTHDHLQRVRVYALEVAKELNLNQKEVEALRAASLLHDIGKLAIPEHIINKPGKLTPEEFEKMKIHPLVGAEILERVNFPYPVVPIVRAHHEKYDGSGYPFGLKGEEIPIGARILAAVDCLDALASDRQYRRAVPLQEAMQQVARQAGKAFDPRVVDVLQRRYVELEHLAQQKVEVVEKKILSTDVKIDKGAAPDAGFEQTRQENAAPDGSFLTSIAAARQEAQTLFELSHELGNSLSLDETLSVLSIRLRKLVPFDSFAIYVLRDGKLIPEHVSGDNFRLFSSLEIPLGQGLSGWVAANRKPIVNGDPSVEPGYLNDSTKFSTLRSAISVPLEGVIGVLGVLSLYKAEPDAFTQDHLRILLAISSKVALSIENALKYQQAESSATTDYLTGLPNARSLFLHLDQELARCRRTNASVAVMVCDLDGFKQINDRFGHIEGNKVLRIFANKLRSVCREYDYVARMGGDEFIIIAPGLTREAADEKALILNELAVDSGREVCKLDILSVSVGTAFFSEDGMDAEQLLAEADRRMYIVKQIHHEKMETAPEAGTRFSSLIN
- a CDS encoding ABC transporter permease, which gives rise to MARIALRHFVRILVTVVIGGIFAATLVRYAPGFESDEQALDSRLSNESVQALRNARAGERDVFAFYKSFLVSAAHGDFGTSRTLNRPVRELVSERLPVTMRLIGTGLLLGWALALLFAVSAVMVRFAPYDVLTTAVSGLILCVPSAVLGLIFVFANAPASLAIGLIVFSHVFRYWRNLLDKSYMMPHIVMARAKGLSPARILVFHVLPVSAGQLLAVCGISVSIALGAAIPVEALCGVPGIGQLAWQAALGRDLSLLVTLTFIVTIVTLLANTASEIFGQAFRVQEA
- a CDS encoding ABC transporter permease; its protein translation is MKRVRQISCVLLLLIVGASFAAELLASANYATQFRDELPNAAPSRQHLLGTDDLGRDRFSRVLFGTRVSLLLAPAAALLSTLLAAVVGALAGYIGGRWEKLAMASADLFLSLPWLFLLLMVRAMLPLNVSPFTSVMVTFLLLGLLGWAASARVLCAGARSIRNSDFVLLARASGIGRLRVLFRHVLPNLKPVLLAQFWISIPVFILSEANLGILGLGVAEPLPSWGSLLRELENFANFGGEYWRLVPLVLLVITVTSFQLVLSRTDEVSA